The following coding sequences are from one Microtus pennsylvanicus isolate mMicPen1 chromosome 1, mMicPen1.hap1, whole genome shotgun sequence window:
- the Cmklr1 gene encoding chemerin-like receptor 1 encodes MEYDAYNDSGSYNYDYTDIFDPIVVLEEVNPLGGKVARVFLVVIYSVVCFLGIIGNGLVIAIATFKMKKTVNTVWFVNLAVADFLFNIFLPIHITYAAMDYHWVFGKAMCKISSFLLSHNMYTSVFLLTVISFDRCISVLLPVWSQNHRSVRLAYMTCVAVWVLSFFLSSPSLVFRDINNMHGKITCFNNFSLSAPASFPHSTNSQVDHVGFSRHVVVTVTRFLCGFLIPVFIITACYLTIVFKLQRNRLAKNKKPFKIIITIIVTFFVCWCPYHTLYLLELHHTAVPSSVFSLGLPLATAIAIANSCMNPILYVFMGHDFKKFKVALFSRLVNALSEDTGASSYPSHRSFTKMSSLNEKPSVNEKETSAL; translated from the coding sequence ATGGAGTACGATGCTTACAATGATTCCGGCAGTTACAATTATGATTACACAGACATCTTCGACCCCATTGTGGTATTGGAGGAGGTGAATCCACTAGGGGGCAAGGTGGCCCGTGTCTTCCTGGTGGTGATCTACAGCGTGGTATGCTTCCTTGGGATCATAGGCAATGGCCTGGTGATTGCCATTGCCACATTTAAGATGAAGAAGACAGTGAACACCGTGTGGTTCGTCAACCTGGCCGTGGCTGATTTCCTGTTCAACATCTTCCTGCCCATCCACATCACCTATGCCGCTATGGATTACCACTGGGTGTTTGGGAAGGCCATGTGCAAGATCAGCAGCTTTTTGCTCAGCCACAACATGTACACCAGCGTCTTCCTGCTCACGGTTATCAGCTTTGACCGCTGCATCTCTgtgctgcttcctgtctggtcCCAGAACCACCGCAGTGTTCGACTGGCCTACATGACCTGTGTGGCCGTCTGGgttctgtctttcttcttgagTTCCCCATCTCTTGTCTTCCGAGACATTAACAATATGCATGGGAAAATAACCTGCTTCAACAACTTCAGCTTGTCTGCCCCTGCATCTTTCCCACACTCCACTAACTCCCAGGTGGATCATGTAGGGTTCAGCAGACACGTAGTGGTCACTGTCACCCGCTTCCTTTGTGGCTTCCTGATCCCCGTCTTTATCATCACCGCCTGTTATCTCACCATCGTTTTCAAGCTGCAGCGCAATCGCCTGGCCAAGAACAAGAAGCCCTTCAagatcatcatcaccatcatcgtcacCTTCTTTGTCTGTTGGTGCCCCTACCACACACTCTACCTGCTCGAGCTCCACCACACGGCTGTACCGAGCTCTGTCTTCAGCCTGGGACTGCCTCTGGCCACTGCCATTGCCATTGCCAACAGCTGCATGAACCCCATTCTCTACGTCTTCATGGGTCACGACTTCAAGAAATTCAAGGTGGCTCTTTTCTCCCGCTTGGTCAATGCCCTGAGTGAAGACACGGGAGCCTCCTCCTACCCCAGTCACAGGAGCTTCACCAAGATGTCCTCATTGAATGAGAAGCCTTCAGTGAATGAGAAGGAGACCAGCGCACTTTGA